From Bacillus marinisedimentorum, the proteins below share one genomic window:
- the smpB gene encoding SsrA-binding protein SmpB produces the protein MARGDNNVLAQNRKARHDYHVEETFEAGIVLQGTEIKSLRAGKANLKDSFARVENGEVFLHNMHISPYEQGNRYNHDPLRTRKLLLHKKEINKLIGLSKEEGYTLVPLKMYIKHGYAKVLLGVAKGKKKFDKREDLKRKEAKREIQRSVKEKLRGL, from the coding sequence ATGGCACGAGGAGATAACAATGTATTAGCGCAAAACCGTAAAGCGAGGCATGACTATCATGTTGAGGAAACGTTCGAGGCCGGCATCGTCCTGCAGGGAACCGAAATCAAATCGCTCCGGGCCGGAAAGGCGAATTTGAAAGACTCGTTCGCCCGCGTTGAAAACGGGGAAGTGTTCCTTCATAACATGCATATCAGCCCGTACGAACAGGGAAATCGTTACAACCATGATCCGCTTCGCACGCGCAAGCTCCTGCTTCACAAAAAGGAAATCAACAAGCTGATCGGGCTTTCGAAAGAAGAGGGGTACACACTCGTACCGCTTAAGATGTACATCAAGCACGGCTATGCGAAAGTGCTGCTTGGCGTCGCAAAAGGCAAGAAGAAATTCGATAAGCGTGAAGACTTGAAGCGCAAAGAGGCAAAACGTGAAATCCAGCGGTCTGTAAAAGAGAAGCTGCGCGGTCTGTAA
- the rnr gene encoding ribonuclease R yields METDQRIEQLLSFMREEAYKPLTVQELEEAFGIEDAAEFKEFVKVLVQMEEQGLIVRTRSNRYGIPEKMNLLRGKVISHARGFAFVKPDQEGMEDIFIPPNEVNSAMNGDKVLVRVSPRQSGSRQEGVIIRILERGVKQVVGTYQESRNFGFVLPDDKRITNDIFIPKGSTNGAVDGHKVVAKLVSYPEGRMSAEGEVIEVLGHKNDPGIDILSIIYKHGLPGEFPEEAIEHANSVPEEVPEEEMKNRRDLRDQTIVTIDGADAKDLDDAVTVTKLDNGNYKLGVHIADVSHYVKEGSPIDVEAYERGTSVYLVDRVIPMIPHRLSNGICSLNPKVNRLTLSCEMEINPQGEVVNHEIFQSVIKTTERMTYSNVRKILEDRDEEVMEQYKDLVPMFELMGELAGILTKKRMARGAIDFDFNEAKIIVDEDSHPTDVVLRERSVAERLIEEFMLAANETVAEHFHWMDVPFIYRIHEDPKEEKLHKFFEFITNFGYVVKGSANDIHPRALQQIIEEIEGTPEETVISTVMLRSMQQAKYSPESLGHFGLSAEFYTHFTSPIRRYPDLIVHRLIREYLINKNVDEKTRNHWNEKLPEVADHTSEMERRAVDAERETDDLKKAEYMEDKIGEEFDGMISSVTNFGLFVELPNTIEGLVHVSYLTDDYYRYDEQHYAMIGERTGKVFRIGDEITVRVINVNKDERAIDFEVVGMKGTPRRRSGEAPKVIQSGKRGKKDGAKPGNGKEPGKSKKGRGKAKAAQGKKGSGNKPFYQNVAKKKKKKRK; encoded by the coding sequence ATGGAGACAGATCAGCGTATTGAACAGCTGTTATCGTTTATGAGAGAAGAAGCATATAAGCCCCTGACTGTGCAGGAGCTTGAAGAAGCGTTTGGCATTGAGGACGCTGCTGAGTTCAAGGAATTTGTAAAGGTGCTTGTCCAGATGGAGGAACAGGGGCTGATTGTACGGACGAGGAGCAACCGCTACGGCATTCCGGAAAAGATGAACCTTCTGCGCGGAAAAGTCATCAGCCATGCCCGCGGTTTTGCGTTTGTAAAGCCTGACCAGGAAGGGATGGAGGATATTTTCATTCCCCCGAATGAAGTGAACAGCGCCATGAACGGTGACAAGGTCCTTGTGCGTGTGAGTCCGCGCCAGTCGGGTTCGAGGCAGGAAGGCGTCATTATCCGGATTCTTGAGCGCGGTGTTAAGCAGGTTGTCGGAACCTACCAGGAAAGCCGCAACTTCGGGTTTGTACTTCCGGACGACAAACGGATCACAAATGATATCTTTATTCCGAAAGGATCTACGAATGGAGCCGTTGACGGCCATAAGGTAGTTGCCAAACTCGTCAGCTATCCGGAAGGGCGCATGAGCGCGGAAGGGGAAGTCATCGAGGTCCTCGGCCATAAAAACGATCCCGGCATCGACATTTTATCGATAATCTACAAGCATGGGCTTCCGGGAGAATTTCCGGAAGAAGCGATTGAACATGCGAATTCTGTTCCGGAGGAAGTCCCTGAAGAAGAAATGAAAAACAGGCGCGACCTCCGCGACCAGACCATTGTCACAATCGACGGGGCAGACGCTAAGGATCTCGATGATGCCGTGACGGTGACGAAGCTTGATAACGGGAACTATAAGCTCGGCGTCCATATTGCCGACGTATCCCATTATGTGAAGGAAGGCTCGCCGATAGATGTGGAGGCATACGAACGCGGCACGAGTGTTTATCTCGTCGACCGCGTCATCCCGATGATTCCGCACCGGCTTTCCAACGGCATCTGCAGCTTGAATCCGAAAGTGAACCGCCTGACGCTCTCCTGCGAGATGGAAATCAATCCGCAGGGCGAAGTCGTCAATCATGAGATTTTCCAGAGTGTCATTAAAACAACCGAGCGGATGACCTATTCGAATGTGCGGAAAATTCTCGAGGACCGCGACGAAGAAGTGATGGAACAATATAAAGATCTCGTGCCGATGTTCGAACTTATGGGTGAACTGGCAGGTATCCTGACGAAAAAGCGGATGGCGCGCGGCGCAATTGACTTCGATTTTAACGAAGCGAAAATCATCGTCGATGAAGACAGCCATCCGACAGATGTGGTCCTGCGGGAGCGCTCAGTTGCAGAACGGCTTATCGAAGAGTTCATGCTGGCTGCCAACGAAACGGTAGCTGAGCACTTCCACTGGATGGACGTGCCGTTCATTTACCGTATCCATGAAGACCCGAAGGAGGAAAAGCTGCATAAGTTCTTTGAGTTCATCACCAACTTCGGCTATGTCGTGAAAGGCTCTGCCAACGACATCCATCCGCGGGCACTGCAGCAAATCATTGAAGAGATCGAGGGAACACCGGAAGAAACGGTCATATCGACTGTCATGCTCCGGTCGATGCAGCAAGCGAAGTACTCTCCGGAAAGCCTCGGGCACTTCGGGTTGTCAGCCGAATTTTACACGCATTTCACCTCGCCGATCAGGCGTTATCCTGACTTGATCGTCCACCGCCTGATCCGTGAATATCTTATCAATAAAAATGTTGATGAGAAGACGCGGAATCACTGGAACGAGAAGCTGCCGGAAGTCGCCGATCACACTTCGGAAATGGAGCGCCGTGCGGTAGATGCCGAACGGGAAACCGATGATTTGAAAAAAGCCGAGTATATGGAAGATAAGATCGGTGAAGAGTTTGACGGCATGATCAGTTCAGTGACCAACTTCGGGTTATTCGTCGAGCTGCCGAACACGATAGAAGGGCTTGTCCATGTCAGTTACCTGACAGACGATTATTACCGCTATGATGAGCAGCATTACGCAATGATCGGGGAACGGACCGGCAAAGTGTTCCGCATCGGGGATGAAATAACAGTCCGTGTCATCAACGTAAATAAAGATGAACGCGCAATCGACTTCGAAGTCGTCGGAATGAAAGGAACACCGAGGCGGCGAAGTGGAGAAGCGCCAAAAGTGATTCAAAGCGGAAAGCGCGGCAAAAAAGACGGCGCCAAGCCTGGAAACGGAAAAGAACCGGGCAAATCCAAGAAAGGCCGCGGGAAAGCCAAAGCGGCCCAGGGCAAAAAAGGCAGCGGCAACAAGCCGTTTTACCAGAATGTCGCCAAGAAGAAGAAGAAAAAGCGCAAGTAA
- a CDS encoding alpha/beta hydrolase, with protein sequence MKIVAPKPFTFEGGKRGVLLLHGFTGNTADVRMLGRFLQKKGYTAHAPLYRGHGVEPEELVKYTAEDWWQDVLDGYNHLQETGHEEIAAVGLSLGGIFSLKLGYSKPVKAVIPMCSPITPNYDRMTGGIRRFAQEYKSKVGKSEEEIKKEMEAFEGTEEETLRSLDELIRDVRSHIDMIYAPTFVVQGRLDHMIDLDSANIIHDEVEAHNKKLKWYEESGHAITLDKQRDEVEQDVYEFLEELDWSE encoded by the coding sequence ATGAAAATTGTTGCACCTAAACCATTTACATTCGAAGGCGGCAAGCGCGGGGTGCTGCTTCTTCACGGTTTTACCGGCAATACCGCTGATGTGCGGATGCTCGGGCGCTTTTTGCAGAAAAAAGGCTATACGGCACATGCCCCTCTCTACAGGGGTCACGGTGTTGAACCGGAAGAGCTGGTGAAGTATACTGCCGAAGACTGGTGGCAGGATGTACTTGACGGCTACAATCATCTGCAGGAAACCGGGCATGAGGAAATTGCTGCTGTCGGACTGTCTCTCGGCGGTATTTTCTCTTTGAAACTGGGTTATTCTAAACCTGTGAAAGCTGTCATTCCGATGTGTTCACCGATTACGCCGAACTATGACCGCATGACAGGCGGAATTCGCCGCTTTGCACAGGAGTATAAAAGCAAGGTCGGCAAAAGTGAAGAGGAAATCAAAAAGGAAATGGAAGCATTCGAGGGAACAGAGGAAGAGACGCTGAGAAGCCTGGATGAACTTATCCGTGATGTCCGTTCCCATATCGATATGATTTACGCACCGACATTCGTGGTGCAAGGCAGGCTCGACCATATGATCGATCTAGACAGTGCGAATATCATCCATGATGAAGTCGAGGCGCACAATAAGAAGCTCAAATGGTACGAAGAGTCCGGCCATGCCATCACGCTTGATAAACAGCGGGATGAAGTTGAACAGGATGTATATGAGTTTTTGGAAGAATTGGACTGGTCTGAATAA
- the secG gene encoding preprotein translocase subunit SecG, with protein MHTISVILLVLVSLGLITIVLLQSGKSAGLSGAISGGAEQLFGKQKARGIDAVLHRITIVLSVLFFVLTIAVAYFGA; from the coding sequence CTGCATACGATTTCAGTCATCCTTTTAGTATTGGTCAGCCTGGGGCTGATCACGATAGTTCTATTGCAATCCGGTAAGAGTGCCGGCCTTTCCGGAGCGATTTCCGGCGGTGCAGAGCAATTATTCGGCAAGCAAAAAGCACGCGGCATTGACGCTGTGCTTCATCGTATAACAATTGTTTTATCGGTATTATTTTTCGTTCTCACAATTGCAGTAGCTTATTTTGGTGCATAA
- the eno gene encoding phosphopyruvate hydratase translates to MSVIIDVYAREVLDSRGNPTVEVEVYTETGAMGRALVPSGASTGEYEAVELRDGDKGRYLGKGVSQAVANVNEKIAPELIGYDAIDQVAIDKMLIDLDGSENKGNLGANAILGVSMAVARAAADFLELPLYQYLGGFNAKTLPTPMMNILNGGEHADNNVDIQEFMVMPVGAPTFKEALRTGAEIFHALKSVLKSKGYNTAVGDEGGFAPNLGSNEEALSTIIEAIEKAGYKAGEEVMLAMDVASSELYEDGKYNFKGEGVTRTSEEMVDFYEELVNKYPIISIEDGLDENDWDGHKMLTERLGSRVQLVGDDLFVTNTKKLEQGIENGVGNSILIKVNQIGTLTETFDAIEMAKQAGYTAVISHRSGETEDTTIADIAVATNAGQIKTGAPSRTDRVAKYNQLLRIEDQLGEMAQYLGKKAFYNVKQ, encoded by the coding sequence ATGTCTGTAATTATTGATGTATATGCACGCGAAGTCCTTGACTCCCGCGGCAATCCGACAGTTGAAGTTGAAGTCTATACGGAAACCGGCGCAATGGGCCGCGCCCTTGTCCCAAGCGGCGCGTCAACTGGTGAATATGAAGCAGTTGAACTCCGTGACGGCGACAAAGGCCGTTACCTTGGCAAAGGCGTATCCCAGGCGGTAGCCAACGTGAACGAAAAAATCGCTCCTGAACTGATCGGTTATGACGCAATCGACCAGGTTGCAATCGATAAAATGCTGATCGACCTCGACGGATCTGAGAACAAAGGCAACCTCGGCGCCAATGCCATTCTTGGCGTGTCCATGGCGGTTGCACGCGCAGCTGCGGACTTCCTTGAACTGCCATTGTACCAGTACCTTGGCGGCTTCAATGCAAAAACATTGCCGACACCGATGATGAACATCCTGAACGGCGGCGAGCATGCGGACAACAACGTCGACATCCAGGAATTCATGGTCATGCCTGTAGGCGCTCCGACATTCAAGGAAGCACTTCGTACAGGTGCGGAAATCTTCCATGCGCTGAAATCTGTCCTTAAGAGCAAAGGATACAACACTGCAGTCGGTGACGAAGGCGGCTTTGCCCCGAACCTCGGCTCGAACGAAGAAGCTCTTTCTACAATCATTGAAGCGATTGAAAAAGCCGGCTATAAGGCAGGGGAAGAAGTTATGCTGGCAATGGATGTCGCATCTTCAGAGCTTTACGAAGACGGCAAGTATAACTTCAAAGGTGAAGGCGTGACCCGCACTTCTGAAGAAATGGTTGATTTCTATGAAGAGCTTGTCAACAAATATCCAATCATCTCCATTGAAGACGGCCTTGATGAAAACGACTGGGACGGCCACAAAATGCTTACCGAGCGCCTTGGCAGCCGCGTACAGCTTGTTGGGGATGACCTGTTCGTCACGAACACGAAGAAACTCGAGCAAGGTATTGAAAACGGCGTCGGCAACTCAATCCTCATCAAGGTCAATCAGATCGGTACACTTACTGAAACATTTGATGCAATCGAAATGGCCAAGCAAGCCGGCTATACAGCTGTCATCTCCCACCGTTCCGGTGAAACGGAAGACACAACGATCGCCGACATCGCAGTGGCAACGAACGCTGGCCAGATCAAAACAGGGGCACCTTCCCGCACAGACCGCGTAGCCAAATACAACCAGCTGCTCCGCATCGAAGACCAGCTCGGTGAAATGGCCCAATACCTCGGCAAAAAAGCATTCTACAATGTGAAACAGTAA
- the gpmI gene encoding 2,3-bisphosphoglycerate-independent phosphoglycerate mutase — protein MAKNPVALIILDGFGCREETKGNAVTRANKPNFDRLWKRYPHSQLTAHGEAVGLPEGQMGNSEVGHLNIGAGRIVYQSLTRVNLSIRQGEFEENPTFVRAIEDAKNKGKALHLFGLLSDGGIHSHINHMFSLLRLAAEHGLKKVYVHAFLDGRDVGPQTAGTYIKQTEELMADLGVGEIATVSGRYYSMDRDNRWDRVEKAYRAMVYGEGPSYNTPMEVIEDSYENGIHDEFVLPSVIKKEDGTPTGTVEDDDSVIFYNFRPDRAIQISTAFTNKNFKDFDRGGKHPKNLHFVALTHFSESVQGYVAYEPVNLDNTLGEVLSRNGKKQLRIAETEKYPHVTFFFNGGQHVEYEGENRILIDSPKVATYDLQPEMSAYEVTDALVKEIEAEKHDAIILNFANPDMVGHSGMMEPTVKAIEAVDECLGRVIDALEAKGGTAIITADHGNADEVMTLEGKPMTAHTTSPVPVIVTKEGIELRNDGILGDLAPTILELLGIDKPEEMTGNSIIKK, from the coding sequence ATGGCAAAAAATCCAGTAGCACTTATTATTCTCGACGGCTTCGGCTGCCGCGAAGAAACAAAAGGAAATGCTGTCACCCGGGCGAACAAGCCGAATTTTGACCGCCTGTGGAAAAGGTATCCGCACAGCCAGCTGACGGCACATGGCGAGGCGGTAGGCCTTCCGGAAGGGCAAATGGGAAACTCGGAAGTCGGCCATCTGAACATCGGAGCCGGACGCATTGTGTATCAGAGCCTGACAAGAGTGAACCTGTCCATCCGCCAGGGGGAATTCGAAGAAAACCCGACATTCGTAAGGGCGATTGAAGATGCGAAAAACAAGGGAAAAGCCCTCCATCTGTTCGGATTGCTGTCCGATGGGGGCATTCACAGCCACATCAACCATATGTTCTCCCTGCTCCGTCTGGCTGCCGAACATGGCCTGAAAAAGGTGTACGTCCATGCATTCCTTGACGGGCGCGATGTCGGCCCGCAAACAGCAGGCACCTATATCAAGCAAACAGAAGAACTGATGGCAGACCTCGGTGTCGGCGAAATTGCAACAGTATCCGGCCGTTACTATTCCATGGACCGCGACAATCGCTGGGACCGGGTCGAAAAAGCGTACCGCGCGATGGTATACGGAGAAGGCCCTTCTTACAACACGCCGATGGAAGTCATCGAGGATTCCTATGAAAATGGCATCCATGATGAGTTCGTCCTGCCGTCTGTCATTAAAAAAGAGGACGGGACACCGACAGGAACAGTAGAAGACGATGATTCAGTCATCTTTTACAATTTCCGCCCGGACCGGGCCATCCAGATATCGACCGCATTCACGAACAAGAACTTCAAAGATTTCGACCGCGGTGGAAAACATCCGAAGAACCTCCATTTCGTCGCACTGACCCATTTCAGTGAATCTGTCCAGGGTTATGTGGCATATGAGCCTGTCAACCTTGACAATACGCTCGGTGAAGTACTGTCCAGAAACGGCAAAAAGCAGCTCCGCATCGCGGAAACTGAAAAATATCCGCACGTCACGTTCTTTTTCAACGGCGGCCAGCATGTTGAATATGAAGGGGAAAACCGGATCCTGATCGATTCTCCGAAAGTGGCAACATACGACTTGCAGCCGGAAATGAGTGCCTATGAAGTGACAGATGCATTGGTGAAAGAAATCGAGGCGGAAAAACACGATGCGATTATCCTGAACTTTGCAAATCCGGATATGGTCGGCCATTCCGGCATGATGGAACCGACTGTCAAAGCGATTGAAGCGGTGGACGAGTGTCTTGGCCGTGTCATTGACGCCCTTGAAGCAAAAGGCGGAACAGCCATCATCACAGCCGACCACGGCAATGCCGATGAAGTGATGACGCTTGAAGGCAAGCCGATGACAGCCCACACGACATCACCGGTTCCGGTCATCGTGACGAAAGAAGGAATCGAGCTCCGCAATGACGGCATTCTCGGCGACCTGGCCCCGACGATTCTTGAACTGCTTGGCATAGACAAACCGGAAGAAATGACCGGTAATTCGATCATCAAAAAGTAA
- the tpiA gene encoding triose-phosphate isomerase, producing the protein MRKPIIAGNWKMHKTLGEAESFVSEVKGQIPSADKVDAVVCAPALFLNKLVEMTKGTDLRVGAQTMHYEESGAFTGEISPAALKDLGVQYAVIGHSERREMFNETDETVNKKTHAAFKYGITPIVCVGETLEQRESGQTKDVVTGQVKKALEGLTEDQVKETVIAYEPIWAIGTGKTASSEDANEVCGQIRTHVAEIFSQSAGDAVRVQYGGSVKPANIKELMEQQDIDGALVGGASLEPQSFLQLLEAVN; encoded by the coding sequence ATGCGTAAACCGATCATTGCAGGAAACTGGAAAATGCATAAAACACTGGGTGAAGCTGAAAGCTTTGTGAGCGAAGTAAAGGGCCAGATTCCGTCTGCAGACAAAGTGGATGCGGTTGTCTGTGCACCTGCCCTGTTTTTGAACAAGCTTGTTGAAATGACAAAAGGCACTGACCTTCGTGTCGGCGCCCAAACCATGCATTATGAGGAAAGCGGTGCGTTCACGGGTGAAATCAGCCCGGCGGCATTGAAAGACCTCGGCGTGCAGTATGCGGTAATTGGACACTCTGAGCGCCGCGAGATGTTCAATGAGACAGATGAAACGGTGAATAAGAAGACGCATGCAGCATTCAAGTATGGCATCACACCTATCGTCTGCGTCGGTGAGACACTTGAACAGCGTGAAAGCGGACAAACAAAAGATGTTGTGACCGGCCAGGTCAAAAAAGCGCTTGAAGGCCTTACAGAGGATCAGGTGAAAGAAACCGTCATCGCTTACGAACCAATCTGGGCGATCGGAACCGGCAAGACAGCATCTTCCGAAGATGCCAATGAAGTATGCGGACAAATCCGCACCCATGTTGCCGAAATCTTTTCACAGAGTGCAGGCGATGCAGTCCGCGTTCAGTACGGCGGCAGCGTAAAACCTGCTAACATCAAAGAGTTGATGGAACAGCAGGATATCGACGGTGCGCTTGTCGGCGGGGCAAGCCTTGAGCCGCAATCCTTCCTGCAGCTTTTGGAGGCAGTTAACTAA
- a CDS encoding phosphoglycerate kinase: protein MNKKTVKDIDVTGKRVFCRVDFNVPMEHGKITDDTRIRAALPTIQYLSEQGAIVILASHLGRPKGEVVPELRLDAVAQRLSDHLNKAVLKTDEAYGDEVDKAISGMTGGDVLLLENVRFYPGETKNDKDLSKKFADLADIYVNDAFGAAHRAHASTAGIAEHIPAVAGFLMEKELEVLGGALSNPERPFTAIIGGAKVKDKIGVIDNLLEKVDNLIIGGGLAYTFIKAQGYEIGNSLLEEDKINLAKTFMEKAEKAGVNFIMPVDAVVADDFANDANTKIVDIDNIPADWEALDIGPKTIEKYRDVILGSKLVIWNGPMGVFELESFASGTKEVAKALADAKDTFTVIGGGDSAAAVEKFGYADAMSHMSTGGGASLEFMEGKELPGVKALNDK from the coding sequence ATGAACAAGAAAACGGTAAAAGACATTGATGTAACAGGTAAACGCGTATTTTGCCGGGTGGATTTCAACGTCCCGATGGAGCATGGGAAGATTACAGATGACACCCGTATCCGTGCGGCTCTTCCTACGATTCAGTATTTGAGCGAGCAAGGTGCGATCGTCATTCTGGCCAGCCACCTCGGCCGCCCGAAAGGAGAAGTCGTCCCTGAGCTTCGCCTTGATGCTGTTGCCCAGCGTTTGAGCGATCATCTTAACAAAGCAGTCCTGAAAACAGATGAAGCTTATGGTGATGAAGTGGACAAAGCAATTTCCGGAATGACAGGCGGCGATGTGCTGCTGCTGGAAAACGTCCGTTTCTATCCGGGTGAAACGAAAAACGACAAAGACCTTTCCAAGAAATTTGCAGATCTTGCTGACATCTATGTGAATGACGCATTCGGCGCCGCACACCGTGCTCACGCATCGACAGCGGGCATTGCCGAGCATATTCCTGCAGTCGCAGGTTTCCTGATGGAAAAAGAGCTTGAAGTACTGGGCGGAGCCCTTTCCAATCCGGAACGTCCGTTTACGGCGATCATCGGCGGTGCGAAAGTCAAGGACAAAATCGGCGTGATCGATAATCTGCTTGAGAAAGTGGACAACCTGATCATCGGCGGCGGCCTTGCTTATACGTTCATCAAAGCCCAGGGCTACGAAATTGGTAATTCACTGCTTGAGGAAGACAAAATCAATCTAGCGAAAACGTTCATGGAAAAAGCCGAAAAAGCCGGCGTGAACTTCATAATGCCGGTTGACGCGGTTGTTGCTGACGATTTCGCGAATGATGCAAATACGAAGATTGTAGATATCGATAACATCCCGGCTGATTGGGAGGCACTTGATATCGGTCCGAAGACAATTGAAAAGTACCGCGATGTGATTCTAGGATCCAAGCTGGTCATCTGGAATGGTCCGATGGGAGTCTTTGAATTAGAATCGTTTGCCAGTGGTACGAAAGAAGTCGCGAAAGCGCTGGCTGACGCGAAGGATACATTCACCGTCATCGGCGGCGGCGATTCTGCTGCTGCGGTTGAGAAATTCGGCTATGCGGATGCGATGAGCCATATGTCAACGGGCGGCGGCGCATCGCTTGAATTCATGGAAGGCAAAGAGCTTCCAGGCGTAAAAGCACTTAACGACAAGTAA
- the gap gene encoding type I glyceraldehyde-3-phosphate dehydrogenase produces MAVKVGINGFGRIGRVVFRAALNNPNVDVVAVNDLTDANMLAHLLKYDSVHGTLDKEVSVNGSNIVVDGKEIKVTAERDPAQLPWGDLGVEVVVESTGRFTQRADAAKHLEAGAKKVVISAPAKEEDITVVMGVNEDKYDPQNHHVVSNASCTTNCLAPFAKVLNDKFGVKRGMMTTVHSYTNDQQILDLPHKDYRRARAAAESIIPTTTGAAKAVSLVLPELNGKLNGMAMRVPTPNVSLVDLVAELDKNVTVEEVNSALKEAAEGGLKGILGYSEDPLVSRDYNGNTYSSTVDALSTMVIEDNMVKVISWYDNETGYSNRVVDLVDYIAQKGL; encoded by the coding sequence ATGGCAGTAAAAGTTGGTATTAACGGTTTTGGACGTATTGGACGTGTTGTTTTCCGCGCAGCGCTTAACAATCCGAACGTAGATGTGGTTGCTGTGAACGACCTTACAGATGCAAACATGCTTGCACACCTTCTGAAGTATGACTCAGTTCACGGAACTCTTGATAAAGAAGTATCTGTAAACGGAAGCAATATTGTTGTGGATGGAAAAGAAATCAAAGTAACAGCTGAACGCGATCCGGCACAGCTTCCTTGGGGAGACCTCGGCGTGGAAGTTGTTGTGGAATCAACAGGCCGCTTCACACAGCGTGCAGATGCAGCGAAGCACCTTGAAGCAGGGGCAAAGAAAGTTGTCATTTCTGCTCCGGCAAAAGAAGAGGACATCACAGTGGTGATGGGCGTAAACGAAGACAAGTACGATCCGCAAAACCACCATGTCGTTTCAAACGCTTCTTGCACAACAAACTGCCTTGCGCCGTTTGCGAAAGTGCTTAACGACAAGTTCGGCGTGAAGCGCGGCATGATGACAACTGTTCACTCTTATACAAATGACCAGCAGATCCTTGACTTGCCGCATAAGGACTACCGTCGTGCCCGTGCAGCAGCTGAGAGCATCATTCCGACAACAACTGGCGCTGCAAAAGCGGTATCCCTCGTTCTGCCTGAACTTAATGGCAAGCTGAACGGTATGGCTATGCGTGTTCCGACTCCAAACGTTTCCCTTGTCGACCTTGTTGCCGAGCTTGACAAGAACGTGACAGTCGAAGAAGTGAACAGCGCGCTTAAGGAAGCTGCAGAAGGCGGCCTCAAAGGCATCCTCGGCTACAGCGAAGATCCGCTTGTATCCCGTGACTACAATGGAAATACTTACTCTTCCACAGTAGATGCGCTTTCCACTATGGTGATTGAAGACAACATGGTGAAAGTCATCTCCTGGTATGATAATGAAACGGGCTATTCAAACCGTGTAGTCGACCTTGTGGACTACATCGCCCAAAAAGGACTATAA
- a CDS encoding sugar-binding transcriptional regulator, with protein sequence MRSLIDIQKKLLPDLLKVMQKRYQILQYLKYMQPIGRRALSISLGLTERTLRGEVSFLKDQGLISVAAGGMTITASGEEVLDELEETMREVAGIGALESRIKELLGLAEVTVVPGNSDEAPWVQQEMGRAAVGRMKKRLKADDIVAVTGGTTMAAVADMMTPETIAGDVLFVPARGGLGEDVKNQANSICAQMAEKSEGHYRLLHVPERVSDEAYRSMIAEPSIKDVLDLIKSANMVVHGIGDAMMMAKRRKEPADTLQKLQDSRAVGEAFGYYFDRSGRIVHKVRTIGMQLDDLGKVDNVIAVAGGTSKAGAIAAFIKQGQNSSLVTDEGAAKALLRELSL encoded by the coding sequence ATGCGCTCACTGATTGACATCCAAAAAAAATTATTGCCTGATTTGCTGAAGGTTATGCAGAAGCGTTATCAGATTCTTCAATATCTGAAGTATATGCAGCCGATCGGAAGGCGGGCGCTGTCGATAAGCCTTGGGCTGACAGAACGGACGCTGCGCGGCGAGGTTTCTTTCTTAAAAGATCAAGGGCTCATTTCTGTCGCTGCCGGAGGCATGACGATCACGGCAAGCGGCGAAGAAGTGCTTGATGAGCTGGAAGAGACGATGCGGGAAGTGGCTGGCATTGGAGCGCTTGAATCAAGAATTAAAGAGCTTCTCGGTCTGGCTGAAGTGACGGTAGTACCCGGAAACAGCGATGAAGCCCCGTGGGTCCAGCAGGAAATGGGCAGAGCTGCAGTAGGCCGAATGAAAAAGAGGCTTAAAGCGGATGATATTGTAGCAGTAACAGGCGGGACAACAATGGCAGCGGTGGCTGACATGATGACGCCTGAAACAATTGCCGGCGATGTCTTGTTCGTGCCGGCGCGCGGCGGGCTTGGGGAAGATGTGAAAAATCAGGCCAACAGCATTTGCGCGCAAATGGCTGAAAAGTCGGAAGGTCATTACCGTCTTTTGCATGTGCCTGAACGCGTCAGTGATGAAGCGTATCGCTCAATGATTGCCGAACCTTCAATAAAAGATGTGTTAGACCTTATTAAATCGGCAAATATGGTAGTGCACGGGATCGGCGATGCCATGATGATGGCAAAGCGGAGGAAGGAGCCGGCCGATACGCTGCAAAAGCTTCAAGACAGCCGGGCTGTCGGGGAAGCATTCGGATATTATTTTGACCGGTCGGGCAGGATTGTCCATAAAGTAAGGACAATTGGAATGCAGCTAGATGACCTGGGCAAAGTAGATAATGTCATAGCAGTCGCAGGCGGCACATCAAAAGCAGGTGCTATTGCAGCCTTCATCAAACAGGGCCAGAATTCTTCCCTCGTCACGGACGAAGGGGCAGCAAAAGCGTTATTAAGGGAACTTTCCCTTTAA